One part of the Quercus lobata isolate SW786 chromosome 7, ValleyOak3.0 Primary Assembly, whole genome shotgun sequence genome encodes these proteins:
- the LOC115953346 gene encoding adenylosuccinate synthetase 2, chloroplastic — translation MSLSSLALDSNPIRVPQTPFLGARHRHLRPIILPRRPNLIVCSSVSASASLSVAELSTTQGTNRIGSLSQVSGVLGCQWGDEGKGKLVDILAHHFDIVARCQGGANAGHTIYNAEGKKFALHLVPSGILNDETLCVIGNGVVVHLPGLFEEIDGLESNGVSCKGRILVSDRAHLLFDFHQEVDGLRESELAQSFIGTTKRGIGPCYSSKVIRNGIRVSDLRHMDTFPQKLDLLLSDAGSRFQGFNYGPEMLREEVEKYKRYAERLEPFIADTVHVMNEAISEKKKILVEGGQATMLDIDFGTYPFVTSSSPSAGGICTGLGIAPRVLGDLIGVVKAYNTRVGSGPFPTEILGQGGDLLRFAGQEFGTTTGRPRRCGWLDIVALKYSCQINGFSSLNLTKLDVLSDLPEIRLGVSYKHINGTPIKSFPADLRLLEQLKVEYEVLPGWKCDISSIRNYADLPLAARTYVERIEELVGVPIHYIGIGPGRDALIVK, via the exons ATGAGTCTCTCGTCACTGGCACTCGACTCGAACCCTATCAGGGTCCCACAGACCCCTTTCTTGGGTGCTCGCCACCGCCACCTCAGACCCATTATTCTCCCTCGCCGCCCAAACCTTATCGTCTGCTCCTCAGTCTCAGCCTCTGCATCTCTGAGCGTAGCCGAATTGAGCACAACCCAAGGAACCAATCGGATCGGGTCTCTGAGTCAAGTATCAGGAGTGTTGGGCTGTCAGTGGGGAGACGAAGGCAAAGGCAAACTGGTCGACATCTTAGCCCATCACTTCGACATCGTTGCTCGTTGCCAG GGTGGAGCTAATGCTGGACATACTATCTACAATGCAGAGGGAAAGAAGTTTGCCCTTCACCTGGTTCCCTCAGGTATCCTTAATGATGAAACCCTTTGTGTTATTGGGAATGGAGTCGTGGTGCATCTACCAGGGCTCTTTGAAGAAATTGATGGCCTGGAATCCAATGGGGTTTCCTGCAAGGGAAGAATACTGGTATCTGATCGTGCTCACCTGTTATTTGACTTCCATCAGGAAGTGGATGGGCTTAGAGAGTCTGAGCTTGCCCAATCTTTTATTGGCACTACAAAGAGAGGAATTGGACCATGTTACTCAAGCAAGGTTATACGGAATGGCATTAGAGTAAGTGACTTGAGGCACATGGATACATTTCCTCAAAAGCTTGATCTTTTATTGTCAGATGCAGGTTCAAGATTCCAAGGTTTTAACTATGGCCCAGAAATGCTTAGGGAAGAAgttgaaaaatacaaaagataTGCTGAGAGATTGGAGCCCTTCATTGCTGATACTGTGCATGTCATGAATGAAGCCATCtcagaaaagaagaagattttggTTGAAGGTGGTCAGGCCACCATGCTAGATATTGACTTTGGAACTTACCCTTTTGTAACTTCTTCTAGTCCATCAGCTGGTGGAATTTGCACTGGTCTTGGCATTGCTCCAAGAGTATTAGGTGATCTAATTGGAGTG GTAAAAGCCTACAATACAAGAGTTGGCTCTGGTCCGTTTCCTACAGAAATCTTGGGTCAAGGGGGCGACCTCCTCAGGTTTGCTGGCCAGGAGTTTGGCACAACTACAGGCCGTCCTCGTCGTTGCGGTTGGCTGGATATAGTAGCACTGAAATACTCTTGTCAGATCAATGGCTTTTCATCACTGAATCTCACCAAACTCGATGTTTTGTCTGATCTCCCTGAAATTCGGCTGGGGGTTTCTTATAAACACATCAATGGCACACCAATCAAGTCATTCCCTGCAGATCTTCGTCTTCTTGAGCAATTGAAG GTGGAGTACGAAGTATTGCCTGGGTGGAAGTGTGATATTTCTTCTATCAGAAACTACGCTGACCTTCCATTGGCTGCGCGTACCTATGTGGAAAGGATAGAAGAACTTGTTGGTGTACCAATCCATTACATTGGTATTGGACCTGGACGCGATGCCCTgatagtaaaataa